In the genome of Halobellus ruber, one region contains:
- a CDS encoding McrC family protein, giving the protein MSDPDASYTYQPGTFSVPERGEIRIEGCPPSIDDQLRRASFEQESDNVFVKTQESLDDRDKEYRVVKVRVDGPVLHVTARDNVGIVSLTPRSKLRIEPKIDWDYIFDMLLAVHGRKRSVEYHGIPLDEFRTEDVDLEDVFLILAINYLNGLETIHRNGFVRRLETRRADLEQPRGVIDIEQSLVNQAEGRAQQHCLLKEVNYDNAANSLLHYAGTHLLRLFRQYEDEYDHQAYYHIFSQVHQEVRHLEELDVTSGRRRIPEYRRFSLHDLPKQRHYYRQAIEVAKAVVASSLGTPSMEGDRELVVDYVLNMESLFEQYSQVAIEDELDAIKTYDRLDQTANVSAVRSPTLQPFEKEGQVFHQPDHAVEEGDETLAVLDSKYYAEGKDPVKSGGSRSRLFSYAYLLNTPRMGFLTPLGEPRTRTVAQTGAELQVISPDSDHFSLDGYHACVRDYLHEALADVYPALDVYRAVEEHALCLDQHDASALDRLTDPDGPFDFSNVHEFSLRVINAAADTLSTQYRSRSDLEQDGKWTRRQIETQCRERSAEFTTCVPVFRRENREERIDLYFVTRGEDGKPTDVSAEGDFRLL; this is encoded by the coding sequence ATCTCCGATCCGGACGCATCGTACACCTACCAGCCCGGGACGTTCAGCGTGCCCGAGCGCGGTGAAATCCGCATCGAAGGGTGTCCACCTTCGATCGACGACCAGCTCCGTCGGGCCTCCTTCGAGCAGGAGAGCGACAACGTCTTCGTGAAGACGCAGGAGTCGCTCGATGACCGCGACAAGGAGTACCGGGTCGTCAAAGTCCGGGTCGATGGCCCAGTACTGCACGTGACGGCGCGGGACAACGTGGGCATTGTCAGCCTCACGCCCCGGTCGAAGCTCCGCATCGAGCCGAAGATCGACTGGGACTACATCTTCGACATGCTGCTGGCGGTACACGGTCGGAAGCGGTCAGTTGAGTACCACGGCATCCCCCTCGACGAGTTCCGCACTGAGGACGTTGATCTGGAGGACGTCTTCCTGATTCTGGCGATCAACTACCTCAACGGGCTGGAGACCATCCACCGCAACGGGTTCGTACGGCGACTGGAGACACGGCGTGCTGACCTCGAACAGCCCCGGGGTGTCATCGACATCGAGCAGTCGCTGGTGAATCAGGCCGAGGGCCGCGCCCAGCAGCACTGTCTGCTAAAGGAGGTCAACTACGATAACGCGGCCAACTCGCTGCTCCACTACGCGGGCACACATCTTCTTCGGCTCTTCCGGCAGTACGAGGACGAGTACGACCATCAGGCGTACTATCACATCTTCTCGCAGGTGCATCAGGAGGTGCGCCACTTGGAGGAGCTGGACGTGACGAGCGGCCGTCGACGCATTCCCGAGTACCGACGCTTCTCTCTCCACGACCTCCCCAAGCAGCGCCACTATTATCGACAGGCCATCGAGGTTGCGAAGGCGGTAGTGGCTTCCTCGCTTGGAACGCCGTCGATGGAGGGCGACCGAGAGCTGGTCGTGGATTACGTGTTGAATATGGAGTCGCTGTTCGAGCAGTACTCGCAGGTCGCCATCGAGGACGAATTGGACGCCATCAAGACCTATGACCGGCTCGACCAGACCGCGAACGTCTCGGCCGTCCGGTCGCCAACGCTCCAGCCCTTCGAGAAGGAGGGACAAGTGTTCCACCAACCGGATCACGCCGTCGAGGAGGGCGACGAGACGCTGGCCGTCCTCGACTCGAAGTACTACGCCGAGGGCAAGGATCCGGTGAAGAGTGGCGGCTCGCGGTCGCGGCTGTTCAGTTACGCGTACCTGCTGAATACGCCACGGATGGGTTTCCTGACACCGCTCGGTGAGCCGCGGACGCGGACGGTCGCCCAAACCGGGGCGGAACTACAGGTGATCTCGCCCGACAGCGACCACTTCTCGCTCGATGGATACCACGCCTGCGTCCGTGACTACCTGCACGAGGCGCTCGCTGACGTGTATCCCGCCCTCGACGTCTACCGTGCCGTTGAGGAGCACGCTCTCTGTCTCGATCAGCACGACGCGTCCGCACTGGATCGCCTGACCGACCCGGATGGGCCGTTCGACTTCAGCAACGTCCACGAGTTCTCGCTTCGTGTGATCAACGCGGCCGCGGACACGCTATCGACACAGTACCGGTCGCGCTCCGATCTCGAACAAGATGGCAAGTGGACGCGGCGGCAAATCGAGACGCAATGCCGAGAACGGTCGGCGGAGTTCACGACTTGCGTCCCGGTCTTTCGTCGCGAGAACCGCGAGGAGCGAATCGACCTGTACTTCGTGACGCGTGGTGAAGACGGGAAGCCTACAGACGTTTCCGCCGAAGGCGATTTCCGGTTGCTCTGA
- a CDS encoding AAA family ATPase, which translates to MSNSSGDYTVEEAKENLDVLRAVPDQVVEAIGDASDERVLEFLIREQQLDIHHEGDQGVGVIRQAVLESPLASQELKRTVITRGDDTPEEILVPDDVERNARTALRTGKPVVLYGPTGTGKTTFAKQLALQHCVGFSLHTATPSWTAKDIIGGIGPNLTGSSGYRSLNYETELGAVSEGVKRARDFDIPYAVILDEITRADISQIFGPLYTAIENRNQTLIETDDGETIELDEDVSIICTMNMSDRTVNELDNAITRRFAMVELDEYEDDDRRSLFEGWLEDNLGDIPLLGNDDLLELFESDYDGINNGSEQASRGPIMRFGPMHYRDVTIFLREALQDDDLYMDAPEQAVGQAFRTFIVPRLLNSAAFPQIEQIEEHYRALDNDFEMFDLAPAADLASRELEAERRQMGTYEQ; encoded by the coding sequence ATGAGTAATTCCTCGGGCGACTATACTGTAGAGGAGGCGAAGGAAAATCTCGATGTCCTTCGAGCAGTCCCGGATCAGGTTGTCGAAGCAATTGGTGATGCGAGCGATGAACGCGTTCTCGAATTCCTGATCCGCGAACAGCAACTCGACATCCATCACGAGGGCGATCAAGGAGTCGGAGTGATCAGGCAGGCTGTCCTCGAATCGCCTCTTGCGTCACAGGAACTGAAGCGGACAGTCATCACTCGAGGTGACGACACTCCAGAAGAGATACTGGTTCCCGATGATGTCGAGAGGAACGCGAGAACTGCACTACGAACGGGCAAGCCGGTAGTCCTCTATGGCCCGACTGGGACTGGGAAGACGACGTTCGCAAAACAGCTCGCTCTCCAGCACTGCGTCGGTTTCTCACTACACACGGCAACGCCCTCGTGGACAGCGAAGGACATCATCGGGGGTATCGGGCCAAATCTAACTGGCTCCTCGGGCTATCGGTCGTTGAACTACGAGACTGAACTCGGTGCTGTCTCGGAAGGTGTTAAGCGGGCTCGCGATTTCGACATCCCCTACGCAGTCATCCTCGACGAAATAACCCGGGCCGATATCTCCCAGATCTTCGGGCCGCTGTACACGGCCATCGAAAATCGCAACCAGACCCTCATCGAGACTGACGACGGCGAGACTATCGAGCTGGACGAGGACGTGAGCATCATCTGCACGATGAATATGTCCGACCGGACGGTCAACGAGCTGGATAATGCAATCACCCGGCGATTCGCGATGGTCGAACTCGACGAATACGAGGACGATGACCGACGGTCACTATTCGAAGGTTGGCTTGAGGACAACCTCGGGGACATCCCCCTCCTCGGCAACGACGATCTGCTTGAGCTTTTCGAGTCCGACTACGACGGTATCAACAATGGCTCCGAGCAGGCTTCGCGTGGCCCGATTATGCGGTTCGGGCCGATGCATTACCGTGACGTGACGATCTTCCTGCGCGAGGCTCTCCAAGACGATGACCTGTATATGGACGCCCCCGAGCAGGCGGTCGGGCAAGCGTTCCGCACGTTCATCGTACCGCGCCTGCTGAACTCCGCGGCCTTCCCGCAGATCGAGCAGATCGAGGAGCACTATCGGGCACTCGACAACGACTTCGAGATGTTCGATCTCGCGCCGGCGGCCGACCTCGCCAGCCGGGAGCTTGAGGCTGAACGCCGTCAGATGGGCACCTACGAGCAATGA